A genomic region of Pseudomonas sp. MPC6 contains the following coding sequences:
- a CDS encoding AraC family transcriptional regulator, with the protein MKPLPMRLGDLSVGFVHSLADAVRSHGADPQPLLEQYGLDAARLSEAGARLSIPRYMHLGHSAIQLTGDPALGLRMGQLSRLSQAGLAGVTAAQAPTVREAARCLIRFEALYGSNYRGQSSFHEDAQGAWLRFYSISPYNAYNRFVVDSIIAGWLQQLSSVSPDPLRAERIEIEFQAPDYRETYAVLGDCPIQFGAEHNQLRLSLASLAQRNPLHCPSTWRHLLQLCERELEQLTRTRSLRERITQLLGPLLNGGREPDLEEVAARLKLPTWTLRRKLAEEGTQFRAILNDTRRDLAMTYIRDTELAFGEIAYLLGFASAEAFQRAFKRWNGQTPGEFRRSHRKTA; encoded by the coding sequence ATGAAACCCTTGCCGATGCGACTGGGCGATCTGTCGGTGGGCTTTGTGCACAGCCTGGCCGACGCCGTGCGCAGTCACGGTGCAGACCCACAGCCCTTGCTCGAGCAGTATGGCCTTGACGCGGCGCGCCTGAGCGAAGCCGGCGCCCGGCTCTCGATCCCGCGCTACATGCACCTGGGCCACAGCGCCATTCAACTGACCGGTGACCCGGCATTGGGTTTGCGCATGGGCCAGCTCAGTCGCCTGAGCCAGGCCGGCCTGGCCGGCGTCACCGCTGCCCAGGCGCCGACGGTGCGAGAAGCGGCGCGCTGCCTGATTCGTTTCGAAGCCTTGTACGGCTCCAACTATCGCGGCCAATCGAGCTTTCATGAGGACGCCCAGGGCGCCTGGCTGCGCTTCTATTCCATCAGTCCTTACAACGCCTACAACCGCTTCGTGGTGGATTCGATCATTGCCGGCTGGTTGCAGCAACTGTCCAGCGTCAGCCCTGACCCGCTGCGCGCCGAACGCATCGAGATCGAGTTTCAAGCGCCGGATTACCGAGAGACGTATGCCGTGCTGGGCGACTGTCCGATCCAGTTCGGTGCCGAACACAATCAACTGCGCCTGAGCCTGGCCAGCCTGGCTCAGCGCAATCCGCTGCACTGCCCGAGCACCTGGCGGCACTTGCTGCAACTGTGCGAACGGGAACTGGAGCAATTGACACGCACCCGCAGCCTGCGTGAACGCATCACTCAGTTGCTGGGGCCGTTGCTCAATGGTGGCCGGGAGCCCGACCTGGAAGAAGTGGCGGCACGCCTGAAGCTGCCGACCTGGACCTTGCGCCGCAAACTGGCCGAGGAAGGCACGCAATTTCGCGCGATCCTCAATGACACGCGCCGCGACCTGGCCATGACCTACATCCGCGACACCGAACTGGCGTTCGGAGAAATCGCCTACCTGCTGGGTTTTGCCTCAGCCGAAGCCTTTCAACGGGCCTTCAAACGCTGGAATGGCCAGACCCCCGGCGAGTTTCGCCGAAGTCATAGGAAAACAGCTTGA
- a CDS encoding carbon-nitrogen hydrolase family protein produces the protein MRKLLYLTFSMALIAALTTYAMWAADRPVGHYLSDLRIDVAVDQGTPADRGNLLGIQPELFPTDYQSSERLHRKLAAYLQKARDQGLLNEKTIVVLPEHIGTWLMVSGEKDELYQATTLKEAMNWLAASNPLKFVRALIGARGDSRLDDAHLRMKAKGMAKDYQALFGGLAKEFQVTLVAGSIVLPEPVIIDGRLKIGGGALYNSSVVFGRDGLPIGQPQRQMHPVFDEHDVIAANGERTPGVVDTPAGRLGVLIGSDSWYPDAYRKLDAQGAKFVAVPAFVTGRGTWDKPWRGYKGLSTPGSVSLKAGELSEGQAWHHLTLTAQPPSSQAIAGMSVFLRGQFWDQGSAGQSFLSSNGQHFADGNARGARLLNLWL, from the coding sequence ATGCGCAAACTTCTGTACCTGACCTTCTCCATGGCATTGATTGCCGCCCTCACGACCTACGCGATGTGGGCCGCGGACCGTCCGGTGGGTCACTACCTGTCGGACCTGCGTATCGACGTCGCCGTCGATCAAGGCACACCCGCCGATCGCGGCAACCTGCTGGGCATCCAGCCCGAGCTGTTTCCCACCGACTACCAAAGCTCCGAGCGCTTGCACCGCAAGCTCGCGGCCTATTTGCAGAAGGCCCGGGACCAGGGCCTGCTGAATGAAAAAACCATCGTCGTGCTGCCGGAACACATCGGCACCTGGCTGATGGTCAGCGGCGAGAAAGATGAGCTGTACCAGGCCACGACCCTCAAGGAAGCCATGAACTGGCTGGCGGCGAGCAATCCCTTGAAGTTCGTCCGCGCCCTGATCGGTGCCAGGGGCGACAGCCGCCTGGACGACGCTCACCTGCGGATGAAAGCCAAAGGCATGGCCAAGGACTACCAGGCCTTGTTCGGCGGCCTGGCCAAAGAATTCCAGGTAACCCTGGTGGCGGGCTCCATCGTGTTGCCCGAGCCCGTGATCATCGATGGCAGGCTGAAAATCGGCGGCGGCGCGCTGTATAACAGCAGCGTAGTATTCGGCCGTGACGGCCTGCCGATCGGCCAACCCCAGCGCCAGATGCACCCGGTGTTCGATGAACATGACGTCATCGCGGCCAATGGCGAGCGCACGCCCGGCGTCGTCGATACCCCGGCGGGACGCCTGGGGGTGCTGATCGGCAGCGACAGCTGGTACCCGGACGCCTACCGCAAGCTTGACGCTCAGGGCGCGAAGTTCGTCGCGGTGCCGGCCTTCGTGACCGGGCGCGGCACCTGGGATAAACCGTGGCGCGGCTATAAGGGCTTGTCGACGCCCGGCTCCGTCAGCCTCAAGGCCGGGGAGCTGAGCGAAGGCCAGGCCTGGCATCACTTGACCCTGACCGCTCAACCGCCCAGCAGCCAGGCGATCGCCGGCATGAGCGTGTTCCTGCGCGGCCAGTTCTGGGATCAGGGCAGTGCCGGGCAGAGCTTTCTCAGCAGCAACGGCCAGCATTTCGCCGATGGCAATGCCCGTGGCGCGCGTTTACTGAACCTGTGGTTATAA